From one Pecten maximus chromosome 8, xPecMax1.1, whole genome shotgun sequence genomic stretch:
- the LOC117332869 gene encoding zinc finger protein 862-like gives MQILFSSNVLEKADSANAEAMYDVIKGNLQSAGIPLDNMRGLATDGASVITGKNNGLAAIIKKDVPMMISVHCICHKLALACTDTNKDLKKIKDAEVEVTQLWKVFDNSPKKLSVYLKIQQEMKAVYLEARISNKISRRLKKACATRWLSFDKAIDTVCFDLPAILQTLRQLKGDPACYGLLKKFSQAKKIGTLYILHAVLPILSKLSKAFQQGTINFSTIEPCISHTKDQLLELAKENAINAPVKKLLEDTKDGILSTTEIRCSENDVQYLQKLLQDYIKSLIENNNRFKNASPILNAMQVCDCTAIPPKNHPEFQSYGNTHISLLASHFFPESMENQAQLHAEFSALKYAMKDWLLPENVKAGNISPTECALQRLCSQRYAFIAHFPLMCKVIEALMVIPVSNAWPERGASRLKLIKTRLRSTMKGDMLNSLMQIALSGPKVGSPECKALIASSVHTWLSAKQRKKIPKPPHTAQLEKTFIPVQADMHSLVPEDITDAVCALQESPPTVHELVNAAAAKFGLQDDSESDGSD, from the coding sequence ATgcaaattttgttttcttccaATGTCTTAGAAAAGGCAGATTCCGCAAATGCAGAAGCtatgtatgatgtcattaaGGGAAACCTTCAGTCGGCAGGTATACCACTGGATAACATGAGAGGTTTGGCCACTGACGGAGCCAGTGTAATAACTGGGAAAAACAATGGACTGGCGGCAATTATAAAGAAGGATGTACCAATGATGATATCTGTCCACTGCATCTGCCATAAATTGGCATTGGCATGTACAGACACCAACAAGGACCTTAAGAAAATCAAAGATGCAGAAGTTGAGGTGACGCAGTTGTGGAAGGTTTTTGATAATTCCCCAAAGAAGTTGTCTGTTTACCTAAAGATCCAGCAAGAGATGAAGGCAGTGTACCTGGAAGCCAGAATAAGTAATAAGATCTCCAGGAGGTTGAAGAAGGCATGTGCTACCAGATGGTTGTCCTTTGACAAGGCAATTGATACAGTATGCTTCGACTTGCCTGCCATCTTGCAGACTCTGCGTCAACTGAAGGGTGATCCTGCCTGTTACGGTCTATTGAAGAAATTTTCTCAGGCAAAGAAGATTGGCACACTGTATATCCTTCATGCTGTCTTGCCTATTCTCAGTAAGCTGAGCAAAGCTTTCCAGCAGGGCACAATCAACTTCAGCACCATTGAACCTTGTATCAGTCACACAAAGGATCAGCTTCTGGAACTTGCAAAAGAGAATGCTATCAACGCACCCGTGAAAAAGCTGCTGGAGGACACCAAGGATGGTATCTTATCAACCACTGAAATCAGGTGTTCAGAGAATGATGTACAGTACTTGCAAAAATTATTACAAGATTACATAAAATCTTTAATCGAAAACAACAACAGGTTCAAAAACGCATCCCCAATTCTCAATGCCATGCAAGTGTGTGATTGTACTGCTATACCACCCAAAAATCATCCGGAGTTCCAAAGCTATGGTAACACACATATCAGCCTTTTAGCATCACACTTTTTTCCAGAGAGTATGGAAAACCAAGCACAGTTGCATGCTGAATTCAGTGCTCTCAAGTATGCGATGAAGGATTGGCTTCTACCAGAAAATGTAAAGGCTGGGAACATTTCACCAACTGAATGTGCATTGCAGAGGCTGTGCAGTCAAAGGTATGCTTTCATTGCACACTTTCCGCTCATGTGCAAGGTGATAGAAGCGTTGATGGTTATTCCAGTCTCCAATGCATGGCCAGAGAGGGGAGCATCCAGactaaaattgataaaaacacgTCTTCGAAGTACCATGAAGGGGGACATGTTGAATTCATTGATGCAAATCGCCCTCAGTGGTCCCAAAGTAGGGTCACCAGAGTGCAAAGCACTAATTGCCTCTAGTGTCCACACTTGGCTTTCTgcaaaacaaagaaagaagaTCCCCAAACCACCCCACACCGCCCAACTTGAAAAGACCTTCATTCCTGTACAAGCAGACATGCACAGCTTGGTACCTGAGGACATTACAGATGCTGTATGTGCTCTCCAGGAATCTCCGCCTACTGTGCATGAACTGGTTAATGCAGCAGCTGCAAAATTCGGTCTTCAAGACGACAGTGAAAGCGATGGCTCTGATTAA